A stretch of the Mycobacteroides immunogenum genome encodes the following:
- a CDS encoding molybdopterin-dependent oxidoreductase, with product MKVNGQIIDTSPRPGQCLRTFLREHGHSEVKKGCDAGDCGACTVLVDGASQHSCIVPAHRVTDAEILTVRGLGDECDLHAMQRGFIEHAGFQCGFCTAGMVLTAATLTPEQTGDLDNALKGNLCRCTGYRPIRAAICDAEPPQGAVSAPAAARVVTGTEPYTMDQLPADVGHIAVLGSPHPSARITRLDTERARALPGVRAVLCYRDDPGIPFSTARHHERTDDPDDTMIFDRVLRFAGQRVAAVVADSPTIANRALEYIDVEYEVLPAVFDPELALRPGAHLVHGDKGPGARIADAAHNLVAEVHGEVGDIAAALAQARESGAVVSGSWQTARVQHVHLETHGAVGWQDERGRYVLRTSSQVPFLVRDELCHVFGLERDQVRVFAPRVGGGFGAKQEMLTEDLVLLAVRATGASAVYEFTRGDQFTIAPCRHPMRVNVTAAAGTDGVLTALAVDVLSDAGAYGNHSVGVMFHGCNESMAQYRCANKRVDARAVYTNNIPSGAFRGYGLGQVLFGIESALDELARDLGIAPFEFRRRNAIVPGDRFVSWEVEEDDLEFGSYGLDQCLDLAQNALADGASDPARNGSALPVGWKVGEGTAMAMIATVPPRGHVADARAELDERGRYRISVGSAEFGNGTTTVHAQLAAAVLGCAPDQIDIHQADTDEVGHDTGAFGSAGTTVAGLAVHRAAEMLRNKIVRCAAAKLAVPRARCVLECDGVRIGRDLLSLADIARSASEPLAAIGRHEGTPRSVAFNVQAFRVGVHPATGTVRILQSVQTADAGVVINPQQCRGQVEGGVAQAIGSALYEEIVVRDGLVTTTALRDYHIPRLVDLPETEVYFADTYDTLGPRGAKSMSESPYNPVAPALANAIRDAVGVRMYRLPMNAARVWQAINEPGARELS from the coding sequence ATGAAAGTCAACGGTCAGATCATCGACACCAGTCCGCGGCCCGGGCAGTGCCTGCGCACCTTCCTGCGCGAGCACGGCCATAGCGAGGTCAAGAAGGGGTGCGATGCCGGTGACTGCGGCGCCTGCACGGTGCTGGTGGACGGTGCCTCGCAGCACTCGTGCATCGTGCCCGCGCACCGCGTGACCGACGCCGAGATCCTCACTGTCCGGGGTTTGGGAGACGAGTGTGACCTTCATGCCATGCAGCGCGGATTCATCGAGCATGCCGGTTTCCAGTGCGGATTCTGCACCGCCGGAATGGTGTTGACGGCGGCCACGCTGACACCGGAGCAGACCGGCGATCTGGACAACGCCTTGAAGGGCAACCTGTGCCGGTGCACCGGCTATCGGCCCATTCGCGCGGCCATCTGTGATGCCGAGCCGCCGCAGGGCGCCGTCAGCGCCCCGGCCGCCGCGCGCGTGGTCACCGGTACCGAGCCGTACACCATGGATCAGCTGCCCGCCGATGTGGGACACATTGCGGTACTGGGTAGCCCGCACCCGTCGGCCCGCATCACGCGGCTCGACACCGAACGGGCCCGCGCCCTGCCGGGGGTGCGGGCGGTGCTCTGCTACCGCGACGATCCGGGCATCCCGTTTTCCACCGCCCGCCACCACGAGCGCACCGACGATCCGGACGACACAATGATTTTCGACCGGGTGCTGCGGTTCGCGGGACAGCGGGTCGCCGCGGTGGTGGCTGATTCGCCGACCATCGCGAACCGGGCGCTGGAGTACATTGACGTCGAATACGAAGTGCTGCCAGCGGTATTCGACCCCGAGCTGGCGCTGCGGCCCGGAGCGCATCTGGTGCACGGCGACAAGGGGCCCGGCGCCCGGATCGCCGATGCCGCCCACAATCTGGTGGCCGAGGTGCACGGCGAGGTAGGCGATATCGCGGCGGCGCTTGCTCAGGCCCGGGAATCGGGGGCGGTGGTCAGTGGCAGCTGGCAGACAGCACGGGTACAGCATGTGCACCTGGAGACGCACGGCGCGGTGGGCTGGCAGGACGAGCGCGGTCGCTATGTGCTGCGCACCAGCAGCCAGGTGCCTTTCCTGGTACGCGATGAGCTCTGCCATGTGTTCGGCCTTGAACGTGATCAGGTCCGGGTGTTCGCGCCACGGGTAGGCGGAGGTTTCGGAGCCAAGCAGGAGATGCTGACCGAGGATCTGGTGCTGCTGGCGGTGCGCGCCACGGGTGCGTCGGCGGTCTACGAGTTCACCCGCGGCGACCAGTTCACCATCGCCCCGTGTCGGCACCCCATGCGGGTGAACGTCACGGCAGCGGCGGGCACCGACGGTGTGCTGACGGCACTGGCCGTCGATGTGCTCTCCGACGCCGGCGCGTACGGGAACCACAGCGTGGGAGTGATGTTCCACGGCTGCAACGAATCGATGGCCCAATACCGCTGTGCCAACAAACGAGTCGATGCGCGGGCGGTGTACACGAACAACATCCCGTCCGGCGCGTTTCGCGGTTACGGCCTGGGGCAGGTGCTGTTCGGGATCGAATCAGCGCTGGATGAATTGGCGCGCGATCTCGGAATCGCTCCGTTCGAGTTCCGGCGCCGCAACGCGATCGTGCCGGGGGACCGCTTCGTGAGCTGGGAAGTGGAGGAAGACGACCTGGAATTCGGGAGCTATGGGTTGGACCAGTGCCTGGACCTCGCGCAGAACGCACTGGCCGACGGCGCCTCGGATCCGGCACGCAACGGATCGGCACTGCCCGTGGGATGGAAGGTGGGCGAGGGTACGGCCATGGCCATGATCGCGACCGTGCCCCCGCGCGGGCACGTGGCCGATGCTCGGGCCGAGCTCGATGAGCGTGGCCGCTATCGGATCTCGGTGGGGTCGGCCGAATTCGGCAACGGCACTACCACCGTGCACGCCCAGCTGGCCGCCGCCGTGCTGGGCTGTGCGCCGGACCAGATCGATATTCACCAGGCCGATACCGACGAAGTGGGGCACGACACCGGCGCCTTCGGTTCGGCCGGAACCACCGTGGCCGGCCTGGCGGTACACCGCGCGGCAGAGATGTTACGGAACAAGATTGTTCGGTGTGCCGCGGCCAAACTGGCAGTGCCGCGGGCGCGGTGCGTGCTGGAGTGTGACGGTGTACGGATCGGCAGGGATCTGCTGAGCCTGGCCGATATCGCTCGGTCGGCGTCTGAGCCTTTGGCCGCGATAGGGCGCCATGAGGGCACACCGAGGTCTGTTGCCTTCAACGTGCAGGCATTTCGCGTTGGCGTCCATCCGGCAACCGGAACGGTGCGCATCCTGCAATCGGTGCAGACCGCCGATGCCGGCGTGGTGATCAACCCGCAGCAATGCCGCGGCCAGGTGGAAGGCGGTGTGGCCCAGGCGATCGGCTCGGCGCTGTACGAGGAAATCGTGGTGCGGGACGGCTTGGTCACCACCACCGCGCTGCGCGACTATCACATTCCACGGCTGGTGGACCTCCCCGAAACCGAGGTCTATTTCGCGGACACCTATGACACCTTGGGCCCGAGGGGAGCCAAGTCGATGAGTGAGTCCCCGTACAACCCGGTGGCGCCCGCGCTCGCCAACGCCATCCGCGATGCCGTCGGCGTCCGGATGTACCGGTTGCCGATGAACGCGGCGCGCGTGTGGCAGGCCATCAATGAGCCTGGGGCGAGGGAGCTCTCATGA
- a CDS encoding FAD binding domain-containing protein — protein MDLHTIDSVLIARDRADLSGLGAADGLMAGGTWLMSQPQPGLRRLVDLTGMRWPDVVVSAEGLEVAATCSIERLINASYPPEWEAVNLFGQCARALLASFKIWRTATVGGNICLGLPAGAMISLCAALDAELLIWRGDGTDERCAITEFVTDINETVLRPGDVLRAITFPSAALSQPAVLRKIAYSALGRSGALVTGRLDGTDIVLGITAATRRPIVLRVPADAERAHEAAAAIPGAQFHSDAHGTAAWRRAVTWQLVRGVADELTSGRP, from the coding sequence ATGGATCTGCACACCATCGACTCTGTGCTGATTGCCCGGGACCGCGCTGACCTCAGCGGTCTCGGGGCAGCGGATGGGTTGATGGCGGGTGGCACCTGGCTGATGAGCCAGCCGCAACCGGGACTGCGGCGGCTGGTGGACCTGACCGGGATGCGATGGCCCGATGTGGTCGTCAGTGCCGAGGGGCTGGAGGTGGCGGCCACCTGCAGCATCGAGCGGCTCATCAATGCTTCGTATCCGCCTGAGTGGGAGGCCGTGAACCTCTTTGGGCAGTGTGCGCGGGCCCTGCTGGCCTCGTTCAAGATTTGGCGGACCGCGACGGTCGGCGGCAACATCTGCCTCGGCTTGCCCGCGGGAGCGATGATCTCGCTGTGCGCGGCCCTTGATGCCGAATTGCTCATCTGGCGTGGTGACGGCACCGACGAGCGCTGCGCCATCACCGAATTCGTGACCGATATCAACGAGACGGTCCTGCGCCCCGGCGATGTACTGCGCGCCATCACCTTTCCCTCCGCGGCGTTGTCGCAGCCGGCCGTATTGCGCAAGATCGCGTATTCGGCGTTGGGCCGCTCCGGCGCGCTGGTCACAGGACGGCTCGACGGTACCGACATCGTGCTGGGAATCACCGCGGCTACGCGCAGACCGATCGTGTTGCGGGTACCCGCCGACGCGGAGCGGGCCCACGAAGCGGCGGCGGCCATCCCCGGCGCCCAATTCCATAGCGATGCCCACGGCACCGCCGCATGGCGCCGTGCGGTCACGTGGCAACTGGTCCGCGGGGTCGCCGATGAGCTGACGAGCGGGCGGCCATGA
- a CDS encoding 3-keto-5-aminohexanoate cleavage protein: protein MYLKACLNGVRRKDQHPAVPCTPDEIAADALACRGAGAAAVHVHAKDAKGFDSLLASAVDPVVAAIRARCPGLPMGLTTGAWAMADSAGRCAAIGTWTELPDFASVNWHEEGATEVARALLARGVGVEAGLWNETAALAWSSSSLRRECFRVLLELPGAVAGTEVEEQAVRMLTQVRAAGATDVLLHGEDSSAWPMLELAAARAVSARIGLEDTLRLPDGSLAADNAELVAAGRALMGAR from the coding sequence GTGTACCTGAAGGCCTGTCTGAACGGGGTGCGGCGCAAGGACCAGCACCCGGCGGTTCCGTGCACACCGGATGAGATCGCGGCGGACGCGTTGGCATGCCGCGGCGCGGGGGCGGCGGCGGTTCACGTTCACGCGAAGGACGCCAAGGGATTCGATTCACTGCTGGCCAGTGCGGTCGATCCGGTGGTCGCGGCGATACGGGCGCGGTGCCCCGGTCTTCCCATGGGCCTCACCACGGGTGCCTGGGCCATGGCGGATTCGGCCGGGCGCTGTGCGGCCATCGGCACCTGGACCGAACTCCCGGACTTCGCCTCGGTGAATTGGCATGAGGAGGGTGCTACCGAGGTCGCCAGGGCATTGCTGGCTCGCGGTGTCGGTGTGGAGGCGGGGTTGTGGAATGAGACGGCCGCTCTGGCGTGGTCGAGTTCGTCGCTGCGCAGGGAGTGTTTCCGCGTATTACTGGAGCTGCCCGGTGCGGTCGCCGGTACCGAGGTCGAAGAGCAGGCGGTGCGCATGCTGACGCAGGTTCGGGCGGCCGGTGCCACAGATGTGCTGTTGCACGGTGAGGACTCCTCGGCGTGGCCCATGCTCGAACTCGCTGCCGCGCGGGCAGTATCCGCACGGATAGGGCTGGAGGACACATTGCGCCTGCCCGATGGATCGCTGGCAGCGGACAACGCTGAACTGGTCGCTGCCGGGCGTGCGCTGATGGGAGCACGCTA
- a CDS encoding XdhC family protein has product MKDVLAGLIAQLEVGAVVALARVVEVNGAAPREAGAAMIVTAEGEVIGSLSGGCVEAAVVETAREVWETGTCIGERFGIDDGIAPGLTCGGEVEIVTEYVGAERLPLLRALRQGIDAGEPLALVSTLAGAPEWALVRPGEPSPWPLIDGDIAALVRAGRSALAGADRCEPDQSALPRVFVQAFAAPPRMILAGANAFVRALSRTGSQLGYRVTVVDAREVFATAAQFPHAHEVVIAWPHRYLRAEAAAGRIDGRTVVCVLTHDPKFDVPMLAAALTAVPVAFVGALGSRRTHAERMARLREEGITDDQLRRLHSPLGLDLNARTPEETAISIAAQIIAETSGGSGRALGDTDGPIHR; this is encoded by the coding sequence ATGAAAGATGTCCTCGCTGGACTGATCGCCCAGCTCGAAGTCGGCGCCGTCGTCGCGCTGGCCCGTGTGGTGGAGGTCAACGGTGCCGCTCCCCGTGAGGCCGGCGCCGCGATGATCGTGACGGCCGAAGGGGAGGTCATCGGGTCACTGTCCGGTGGGTGCGTGGAAGCGGCGGTCGTCGAAACCGCGCGAGAGGTATGGGAAACCGGAACATGTATCGGTGAACGATTCGGCATTGATGACGGAATCGCCCCGGGACTGACCTGCGGCGGCGAGGTCGAAATCGTCACTGAATATGTTGGCGCCGAGCGACTGCCGTTGTTGCGCGCCTTGCGGCAGGGGATCGACGCGGGGGAGCCGTTGGCCTTGGTGAGCACGCTGGCGGGGGCGCCTGAGTGGGCGTTGGTGCGCCCGGGTGAGCCGTCGCCGTGGCCGCTGATCGATGGTGATATCGCGGCACTGGTGCGAGCGGGCCGCAGTGCGTTGGCGGGTGCCGACCGCTGCGAACCGGATCAATCCGCGCTACCTCGGGTATTCGTGCAGGCGTTCGCCGCCCCGCCACGGATGATCTTGGCTGGGGCCAATGCCTTTGTGCGAGCGCTGAGCCGCACCGGCAGTCAGCTGGGCTACCGGGTGACGGTTGTCGATGCCCGCGAGGTGTTCGCAACCGCCGCGCAATTCCCGCATGCCCATGAGGTGGTGATCGCCTGGCCGCATCGGTATCTGCGCGCTGAGGCGGCGGCCGGGCGGATCGACGGACGCACCGTGGTGTGCGTGCTGACCCACGACCCCAAGTTCGATGTCCCGATGCTGGCGGCGGCGCTGACCGCGGTACCGGTGGCGTTTGTCGGCGCGTTGGGATCGCGTCGCACGCATGCCGAGAGGATGGCACGGCTGCGCGAGGAAGGCATCACCGACGATCAGCTGCGGCGGCTACACAGCCCGCTGGGCCTGGACCTGAACGCCCGCACCCCGGAGGAGACCGCGATATCCATCGCGGCACAGATCATTGCCGAAACCTCGGGCGGTTCCGGGCGCGCCTTGGGTGATACCGACGGGCCCATTCACCGGTAG